The region CCCGCTCCGCGTGCCGGCGGGCCGCGCGTCGTGGTGGAGCCCGCGCTGGCGGCCGGGGCGAGTGCTCCCGCGAGCGCCGGTACGCGCGGCGCGGCCGGCGAAGCGCGGCGGCCGGCCGGCGACGGCGCTCCGGGCCGGACACCGCCCCCGGCGACGCCCCGCGAACGCCGGGCAGGCGGCAGGGTCGCCGTGATCGCGCTCATCGCCGCGCTGGTGCTCGCGCTGGGATGGATGGGGCTGCGGAACGTGGGGAGGGACACCGCGTCGCCAGCCGGCGGCCGCGTGGCCGGCGCGGACGCGGAGGAGCAGACCAGGGCGACGGACCCGGCCGGGGCGGCTCCGGCCGGCGGTGCGGCGCCGGGAGGCCGGGTGACGACTGGAGGCCAGGCGGTGCCGGGGGGCCAGGTGGCACGGGGCCCCACGACAGGACCCGGCGGCATCGAGCGCCCGCCGGCCGAGGCGCAGCGAGTGGAGCCCGGCGTCGCCTCGCCCACCACCACCCCCGACCGCCCGGCGGCCACGGGGACGGCGACGATCCCGAGGGGGCCGGCCGCGGCGCCCGCCCCGCCTCCCGCGCCCCGGCGGTCCCCCGCCCCGGCGGCCACCGCGGCGGCCCCGCCGCCCGCGCCCGCCGTCCGGGGAGGAAGCGCGGCCGCCCTCAACCGCGAGGGCGAGGTCCTGTTCGCTCGCGGCGACATTGCCGGGGCGGCGGCGCGCTTCCGCGCGGCGGTGCAGGCGGCGCCGACGAGCGCCGCGTACCGCAACAACCTGGGATGGGCTCTCTTCCAGCTGGGAGACATCGACGGGGCCGGGCGGGAGCTGAGCGAAACGATCCGGCTGGACCCGCGGCGGGCCATCGCCCACGCCAACATGGGCGAGGTGCACCGGGCGCGGGGCGACATCGCCGCGGCCATCGCGGCGTACGAGCGCTTCCTGGAGCTGAACACCGACCCGCGCCGCGAGCAGATCGCGCGCGGCAAGCTGCGAGGCCTGCGGGGCGGCACCTAGCCGTCGTCCAGCGCGCGCAGGTACGCCGTGCGGTCGCGCACCGCGCGGATCTGCGAGGGGAGCACCTTCACGATGGAGTGGTTGGCCCAGGGGCGGGAGTAGTACGAGGTGAGCACCGCGTCGTAGCGCCGCAGCCACGCCCGCTGGCTCTCGCGCAGCGCCCTGCGCCGCTCGGGGGATAGGGCGGCCATCTTCTGCCGGTACACGCGGTTCAGTTCCGCGTCGGCCTCCGCGTAGTCGGCCCGCAGGCACGCCAGGATCTCCACGCGCGTGAGCATCCAGAAGTCCTGGCACGGATGTGCCACGTCCTCGTGGAACTCCTGCGCCGACCCGCGCGCGGGACGCACGCAGGCGCAGGCCAGCAGCCCCACCCCCAGCAGCCACCCGCGACCCCGCATCGTCACGCTCGCAACTTCTTTCGAGAGCCCTCCGCCGACGGCGCATCTTCGCCGACCGCCCCGGCGCGTGGAGCGGCGCCGGGCGCATGATGCATGCCGGTAATCGTGCCTCTCGCTTCGCCGCTGCCAGGGCCGATCACCTGTTCCATCAATGCATCCGGCAGCCGACTGCCGGAGCGGAGCCATTCTGCCCATCAGCCATCGTGTACCTCGACGCGCCGGAACCCGTTGCGGTCGGCGGCGTCGTTCACGCAGCCGAGGAACCAGGGGAACGAAGCGGCGAGCGTACCGTCGAAGGGAAGCGGGCCTGTACCTCATCGCGCTCTCCGCATGGGCTCCGGAAGCGCCCAATCCAGCCGGCCTCGGCCGCCCATCAACCCCGGACACCCGCGGCCTTGACATGCCGCTCGCGAACCGGGTACAGTTGCAGACACGTTTCATGAGACGCGCTCCACCAGGACCGCCGCCGCCGCGACCCTGGCGCACGAGTCGCGGCGCGGAGACGCCAGACGCCATTGGGCGGCATGGTCCCCAACGGTGCGCCGGCGGCCCGTGAACTTTCACGGGCCGCTTTCTTTACGCCGCCGCAAGGACAGCCCCGGCGGCACTCCCGGGATGCGGAAGGACCCGGATGTCCACGGAACAGCTGGTGGTCCACAAGTTCGGCGGGACCAGCCTGGCCACCGCCGACCGCTACCGCGCGGTGGCCGACATCGTGCTCGGCCGCCCCGAGCCCCGGCGCGCGGTGGTGGTCTCGGCCATGGGCGGCGTCACCGACGCGCTGATGCG is a window of Longimicrobium sp. DNA encoding:
- a CDS encoding tetratricopeptide repeat protein, whose translation is PPEPVVPAEPVAAREPVGTSPPVVSTPVVPTRPVRPTEPAAPAPRAGGPRVVVEPALAAGASAPASAGTRGAAGEARRPAGDGAPGRTPPPATPRERRAGGRVAVIALIAALVLALGWMGLRNVGRDTASPAGGRVAGADAEEQTRATDPAGAAPAGGAAPGGRVTTGGQAVPGGQVARGPTTGPGGIERPPAEAQRVEPGVASPTTTPDRPAATGTATIPRGPAAAPAPPPAPRRSPAPAATAAAPPPAPAVRGGSAAALNREGEVLFARGDIAGAAARFRAAVQAAPTSAAYRNNLGWALFQLGDIDGAGRELSETIRLDPRRAIAHANMGEVHRARGDIAAAIAAYERFLELNTDPRREQIARGKLRGLRGGT
- a CDS encoding lysozyme inhibitor LprI family protein, which codes for MRGRGWLLGVGLLACACVRPARGSAQEFHEDVAHPCQDFWMLTRVEILACLRADYAEADAELNRVYRQKMAALSPERRRALRESQRAWLRRYDAVLTSYYSRPWANHSIVKVLPSQIRAVRDRTAYLRALDDG